The Hordeum vulgare subsp. vulgare chromosome 7H, MorexV3_pseudomolecules_assembly, whole genome shotgun sequence DNA window CCTCACCTTCCAGGAACATCCTTGGTTGTcctctagacatattttagagtctcACCAAAACAGGTAAATGTAAGACCTGTAGATGTGACTCATACAAGAAAAGACTAGTTTGCAGTTCTAATCTATTTAATAACCCAAGTGGACAATACATACAAACTAATAATGTTATGATACAACCAAATCAGGTGGATGAAGTACAACAAGGATATGTTGGCATGCAAGTCCAAGAGATAAGTACAACATTTCCTAATATATTGTAAAGAAAATGTTTCATCTAAACACGACAAATTACTTTGTACTTTAAACATGGTCATAAACCGATTGTTACTCTATAATGTTTCTCATCTTTCTTGTTGAATAAAACTAATATCTTTAAGAGCATACAATACTGTATATATCACCTTCCATGAGTTACTATAAGGTTTTAATGGTCATTTTCATATTTTTGGTGATGTTTAGAATCGCCGACGTACTGGAATTCATGGATGTGACCACCCCGAGAATTTTGGATAGAGATCAACGTTCATACTGCTTTCAAGACTTAAACTAGTGAAGCCATCATCTAAAGGTTACAATGACCATTGTTCATGATATAGTAACACAACCTGATTGTAAGGTATATGAGTATGGCCTTTGATGATTTTTAGGTGCCCTTGATCCTTGGCTCTTATTCTATTATAGTGGTGATTGCTCCTAGCAGATTAAAAtgctaaagctactaggaaaaggcttataGGTGGGGTCATGTTAGTTTCGGGCACCGTTAGGTGCATGCCACTGCTATTTCGGCCAGTCAACATTGGAGGGTACAAAATAGGGCCCGCCACAGGTATTGGGTCTGTAGTCGCGCGCAAAAAATACCACCCACGACAAATAAATTCTTGCCGTGTTAACTGTAGGCTATGTTTAAGTGGGTGGGCATGTATTTGTCACCTACCAGTGCTAGGACGTTCTGAAGTAGTGTCTAATATGGGGTTTATGCATCAATTATGCCAAAATTATATACAATGCAGCTTCCCGCGGAGTGGTTAGGTTAAAAGAGACATTTACTTATTTGCTCACCAGTCCACGTGATATTACAGGCAAGTTAGGATTGTGTTGTCTTTCCTTCAATTTTGATTTGCAATATTTCATAATTCTTAGGTGTACTTTAAAAATTATAGCACCTCACTGTTTGAGTAATATGTTTACTCCAGGAAATAAATACTTAAGTTATTGATACCTTAATCTTCTAAATTCAAAGAACCAACGTAGAGTAGACTATGCTTCAGTATGGAAATATGACACCAATAGGATTATACTTTGTATCTAACGGTTAAAGTAATATCCGTGTGCTTTAACTatgagtgtatgtgtgtgtaaaAAAAACAGAACCATTAAAAAATTGCATGTGTCATAAATTAATTGGACGCATAGTTGGTAATGATATAAAGAACAAGCAACAAATCAGATGTGGATATAATCCTCTCCAATGAACATGCTTCTAGTGTGTGCTAAGACTTTCACATAACAATGAGTATTCAGTTTCTAGGGTTTCGATCTAAATGACTTTGTTTGGCAATGTTATCTCCACACACGTGTACTTTTCTGCAATTGTGCTGATAGGGTTTTACGCAATTTGTTTGGGTGGCAACAACCAAATCTACTTCCCAAAGAGGCATATGTGATTTatggcaaagaaaacatgagataCAAGAAatctgtaattttattttgtagCGTAAGGTTAGCAAAGCTTTTAACCTAATAAGTATGTTACCTGGTAACCTGGCACTAAATTCAAACGTCTTGCTGCTTCTCCATACCCAATAGGCATGAACCTTTCACATCATCGGTTATCCTCTAAACTTATCTTATACTCACATTACACAAGGCAAGTGAAAAACCTTCAGATGCGAGTCATACAAGAATGAGCCGCATTTGCAATCATAATACCTGGAATTACCAAATTGGACAATACCTACAATCACTAGTAATTTCATGATGCAACAAGATCATGTACATGGAAGAAAATAAGGATATTCTATACTGCAAATACAAACATAAGTACTTCAACAGAATGCCACAAATATCATCATAAAAAGGTTTCATGTTAAGACAACTGATAACTTTGTACTTAAAATATGGTCGTACAAGGATTCTACTCTATTTTTTTCATATTATTCTTATTGAATAAAATTAATATGCTTTTGATACATTTGGATATCACCGCACATGAGTTATTATAGTTTTCTATACATTTGGATACTTCAAATACTATTAAGAGTAATCGATGTACCAGAATTCATGGCCGCAATCACCCGAGAAGTCTGGATAGAGATAAAGATGCATGCCACCTTCGAGATAGCAACTAGGGAAGCTGCCGGTCATTTGATTGTTAGTGGATATTTTGGTTCAGTTCCAAAGGTTACAACAAACTTTGTTCATATACTACAACAACCGCACGCTTGGATGACTTGAGAGTATGGACTTTGATGAATTTTCAGGGTCACTCGACCCTTGAGTCTGATTTCCTGAATTTGAAATTAGCATATTTCATACTTCTTTGCTTTGCATAGAAAATTGTAACAACGCCGTGTTTGAGGAATATTTTCTCGCTTCACCTCAAAACAATTATCTCCAACGCCACACCAAACAACATATTGATTAACTAATGGAGTAAACTGACTAGATGATTTATATACTCAAAATACATCATGGTAACATAAGACAAGAGTGCTCCCACACCAAACAAAATATTGATTAACTGATGGAGTAACCTGATTAGATGATTTGTACTCAAAACACATTATGGTAACATAAGAGTGCACCCACACCAAAACAAAACACAAGACAAGAGTGAACGGATTACATGATTGGTAAAAGCAAACAACATGATGATAAACAACACCATAGTAAAACCTATACATGGTAGCGACACGCAAGAACAACAATGAAAAGTCCACTTGTAATTAAAAACTTATATGATAGATAGATTCAGATTGCCTCTGGCGTCTGGATTATGATGGCACACAACTATGGGTGCATATTGCGCACGGCCTAGGCTAAACCGCAGGCGAATTAGGGAAATACCATGGCTTGGTGAAATTGTCACCACTCCCTTCTGTTGGAGCACTAGGGGTGACGGGAACGACGAACAACTTGGGTTTCTTAAACACCAAATTGTGAGACGAAGAAGCCCCTATGGGTTCAATTGAGGTGCTTAAGCAGCTTTCCGCCTGCGTCACAATCTGCATCCGTCGGATCGGCGGCTGTGGCTCTGGAACAGGCACGTGCACGTGCGCCGGCTGCAGGCTGAGATGTGCTCGTGCCGAAGGCGGCATCTGCAGGAACGGGTATGCCGGCACCGGCGCTGAGTCGCCCGCGGGCGCTTCAAAGGAGAAGGGAAAGTAAACCACGAGCCTGGGCGGGGATGGAGGCGGTGCCGTCGGGTCCGGTGGCAACGTAACGACCTGAAAGAGTGGTGCGTCGTGACCGTGGCTGCGGTGCCTCGGTGCAGCAATCACCTCCTTAACCAGTCTGGCCGGCGGAGGGTAGGGGAAGTTGAGCTTAGCCTTTGCGCCCTTGAGCTCCCTAGCCGCGAGGTCATAGGCGCACGCAGCGACCTCGGGGGACGAGTACGTCCCCAGCCACAACAACGTCTTCGTCACCGGGTGGCTGATCGCCGCGGCGAACTTGCCATCCCCCTTCTTTCTCACCCCAGTTAACCTGCTGTTCTCACCCATGGCCTCTGCTAGAGTGAGTCAAACGGAGGTGGATGCGCTTGGAGGTGGATGCCTGATGTGCCAGCCGATGGGGGTTTAATAGCGGGTCTTGCGGAGCCCACCCCGCCGGCATCACGCCGTGCATCGCGTACGTACGTTTCAGCTTCAGTAAGGTGCTGAGAGTGGTTATTAACActgacaaatatatatatatgatggcGTGCACGTAAAGAACCACGCCTTACAGCTTGCATATATTGTTCCTTTTCACTTTTGTTTGGTTGTATTTCTCCTAGCTTACACTGTTATACACGTTGTTGTATTTCTCGCGCTTCCTCACCAGGAACGGAACGCTCATGAACACATGATCACCACTCAAAAGCAGTGGTCATTAACACGGCAAAAGATATATACCATGGGGTGTACGTAAAGGCAGGGATCAAGTACACTAGTAGAGCTTGCATTGTTGATTTCACTGCTTTCATGCGCGTCCTCGGCTGAGCGCGCGCTCTCGTACCCAAAAAGCGCCGGATATGGGCACGTTACACGTAAGTCTAGCTTATCATCTGATGCCCTAGATGGGATGGCACCTAGATTACGTGCGCTTAGCTAATGTGAACCACACACATTTCTGCTGCTTATACATATATTGTGTTTAGTTTGTCTTTTCTTACACGAAGGCTCTATATATCCTATCCATCAAACGTCCGGACACACTTCAAACCGAATTCAAACAAACCGGACAATTATCATTTAACCCGATCAAATTCAATTCATGAGATTTTCGGCATATTTGATTTAACAAAAGTGGACATGGCACTTTTTTAGTATAGCAGAAGTTAACCTTAGTCTAAATCTTCCCCATGTCTCACATCTTTGTCAGGCATGAGCTCCCCCCATGTCCTACTCTTCCTTGTCATAGTTCACCGCTTCGACGTCGCACGTCGAGGTGAGGTCCACGATAGATGTGGACGGGCCGATCTTGTGGTCGTTGTGGCTTGATGGGAATTGCGGGTGATAAGGATCTACCCACATGCCTTTTTGTGATTGCATGCGCCGCTGCGCCTGCCTCCGTTGTGGTCGCGTTGTAGTCGGCGCGAGTGCTATACGTGGTCTCATAGAGCCCACGCTGTTGGTCGACGAAGTTTGCTCCTCCGAGGCCATGGCCGTCGCAGCCTCCTCCCTCACGAACTCCACATAAATTTGGCCCTCAACCAGCCTGTGATACGCGAGGAGGGCGTGGTTGTAGCGTTACACCTCTTGCGCCAGCCACAATGCCGACATGGTGGTGCCGGCTGCTCCTCTATCGCGATTACGTTAAAGCTTGCCCAGCATGAACCGGCGCGGGTGGGGGTGTCGGCTCGTTGTGGGACGCCTCCATCATCGTTGACTCATCGTCTTTCAAATCCAACAAGCCGCCTCTATCTGCCATGCATTACGGTGCTGCCAGTCAGCCGCAAGGCCGGCGAACTCGTACTTCTACCCCACCCAGAGGCTCTCCCACTTTGCTCTGGAGCTCACAATCATGCATGGCAGAGGAGGTGCACTGAGGAGGAACAAAGGACATGTCCGGTGTTAAacgtgttcgaaatatgccctagtggcaataataaattagttactatcatgtttccttgttcatgataatcatttattatccatactataattgtattgattggaaactcaaatacatgtgtggatacatagacaacaccgtgtccctagtgagcctctactagactagctcgttgatcaaagatggctaaggtttcctagccatagacatgagctgtcatttgataacgggatcacatcattaggaaaatgatgtgatggacaagacccaaactatgaacatagtatatgatcgtgtcagtttattgctattgttttctgcatgacaagtatctgttcctatgaccatgagatcatgcaactcactgac harbors:
- the LOC123411120 gene encoding ethylene-responsive transcription factor ERF112-like, translating into MGENSRLTGVRKKGDGKFAAAISHPVTKTLLWLGTYSSPEVAACAYDLAARELKGAKAKLNFPYPPPARLVKEVIAAPRHRSHGHDAPLFQVVTLPPDPTAPPPSPPRLVVYFPFSFEAPAGDSAPVPAYPFLQMPPSARAHLSLQPAHVHVPVPEPQPPIRRMQIVTQAESCLSTSIEPIGASSSHNLVFKKPKLFVVPVTPSAPTEGSGDNFTKPWYFPNSPAV